From Brassica rapa cultivar Chiifu-401-42 chromosome A06, CAAS_Brap_v3.01, whole genome shotgun sequence:
TCTAATATATAAGACTGAAATCTTAACTGATGGTTTAGCCGTTAGGTGAAAGGGATGTCAAATAGAAGAAGTTCCTTGGGCGTAGAATAAAGCTGCGGTAGAGGGTGTAAAGTCAAAGCTCTAGCCGACAGACTCGCTATTTTAGACCTAATAAGAGTTGACTAAACAGAGTATAACGATCCATACAGTATCATATACCGTTCACGATGGGCCGTTATTGCCTTCGGACCAGGATCACGTCGTCCTTTAGACCCCTAATTCACTGACCGGCTAACAAGGTCATGGTCTAACTAATGCTACCAGACCAGAACAAAGTCAaagcattttaaaataaacatttcatatatatatgtgtatatttatGTTGATTGATATGCACAAATTCATGTGTATATTTATGTTGATACATATATGTATTGAGTTTTGTCATCAACGAAATCATTTTTCAAGCAAGAgcattgataaatttatataataaacagAGAAATACATGACAAGGACATTTTAATAAACCTAAAGCAATCTTTCAATATTCGAATGACTTTGAATAAATAAACAGTTAACAAAAACCGAGATCCTCCGGTCGTTAACATTAAAACAATAACCACTCACTCACTCTCTTATTAGTTCGAACAACATCCAGCTTTCTTGACAGCAGAAACATCTTTACCAATTTCGATCTTGTCTCCTCTCGACGGGGCGTTAGCTGACTCGCTAGCTGCTTCCATGGCCTTTTTACTCACAATACTGTGGATCTGAGTGAGGACTTGCGCGAAAGCGTCCTCGACGTTCGTGGACTCAAGAGCAGAGGTTTCCATGAAGCAAAGAGACTCTTTCTCGGCGAATGACTTGGCGTCGTCTGTCTGAACAGCCACGAGGTGGCGGAGATCAGATTTGTTGCCCACGAGCATGACTACGATGTTGGGATCAGTGTGGTTTCTGAGTTCTTTGAGCCACGTCTCCACGTTTTCGAATGTGGAGTGTCGGGTTACGTCGTAGACAAGAAGCGCTCCAACAGCTCCTCGGTAATACGCGCTAGTGATGGCTCGGTACCTATTAAAATGAATCCATTAGAAACATTAGAATCTATTTAATTACACAGACCAATCTAGCTCTCTTACATAACTAATCGTTGGATCTAAGACAGAACCcacatgtttgtttgtttttttttctagctGTATAAATACAAATCCAGATCTGTAAAGCCAATGAATGAATCTACTATGACCAATTAACAAAGATCTAATCGAATCCAAGATAATGAGGACAatggagaaagagaagagacCTTTCTTGACCAGCAGTATCCCAAATCTGGGCTTTGATGACTTTATCATCAACATTCAAACTCCGAGTCGCGAACTCGACTCCGATGGTGGATTTGGACTCGAGACTAAACTCGTTCTTGGTGAACCGTGAAAGC
This genomic window contains:
- the LOC103827778 gene encoding ras-related protein RABA1c produces the protein MAGYKADDEYDYLFKVVLIGDSGVGKSNLLSRFTKNEFSLESKSTIGVEFATRSLNVDDKVIKAQIWDTAGQERYRAITSAYYRGAVGALLVYDVTRHSTFENVETWLKELRNHTDPNIVVMLVGNKSDLRHLVAVQTDDAKSFAEKESLCFMETSALESTNVEDAFAQVLTQIHSIVSKKAMEAASESANAPSRGDKIEIGKDVSAVKKAGCCSN